TTCCGGACTGCTTTCAGCGCAAGGTACTAAAATAGTAATAGCTCGACGCCGGTATTAACATCTTTCCAGCCGCTAAACTTGCACTTGTTAAAATATCAGGACTACAGGTTATTGCCTGTATGTGAACCTTTTCCTTTGACCTATCGACATTTATTTCAGCATCATTGGCCGAATGCAGCAAACTCCCTGATCCAGGCTATGCGTATGTTTGCACCTTCGTTGGCCTTGAATTTTACGTATCGTCCCGTTACAGGGTCGAAATCGAAACGAATGTAGCCTGACTCTTTTTCGTTAATTGAGACAGGCGAACCCCAGTTTGTCGTATCTTCGGCAACATAAATCTCGAAATTATCGAACTGCTTCTGATTGGCGTTGGCATAGTTCGTCAAAAGGCCGTACATGACTGCTGCCGAGACCGTTTTGGACTCGCCAAGGTCGAGCATCACCCATGCAGGATAAGTGTTGTTG
This sequence is a window from bacterium. Protein-coding genes within it:
- a CDS encoding discoidin domain-containing protein, whose protein sequence is NNTYPAWVMLDLGESKTVSAAVMYGLLTNYANANQKQFDNFEIYVAEDTTNWGSPVSINEKESGYIRFDFDPVTGRYVKFKANEGANIRIAWIREFAAFGQ